TAATATTGGCGTGCTGATGCTTCGGCGGCGGCCATCGGTGGGTGGAGAGCTGGGTGGACCTAAAGTGATGAAGGTCCTGACTTCATTGTTGTTCGTCGGTTTGTGGCTCCTCTATATCACGTTCTCCAGCTTGGAGGCCTACTGTCATATTACTGGATTCTGAGGaccaaagagacacacacacagactcacacttACACTAATAGCATTCAGATGAAATTAGTTTTGTGAGAACTGAGCTGTGCGATGTAGAATGTACATAGGGTAGATACTTTCTGTGTAAACAAAAGTACCTAAAATGTGTGAGAGTGAGTAAGACTGACTGAACTGCTGTCGGGGATGTCTAATACTGGTGTTTGGCTTTGATTTCAGAGCACATTAGAGGCAGTGTGATTTTTGACACCATCAGACTGTCAGTGACATGAATGAAATACTGCAAGATGTAGCACTTTTTTTTGACAGAGCTGTGGTGTCATTTTATATACTGACTGATGACCAGTAATTGATGTGTCTGAATGCTAGGCCTCCCTCTGAGAGAGAAGGCACGTATTACTCTCCATATAAAGGACTGGATGAACTCTGTTATGAGTGAAACTGAACTTTTTTGGATGTCAGGTATTGTGGGATTTACCTTGAAAAGTTTATGAAAGAAAAATGGGATAATCATTATGgtaattcacattcattcattttctcaatTAAAGGGTCTGTGTCATGTCACTTCATGAATTCACTCAAATGTATAATTTCAGcatttaaatgcaagtaaaatcattaacaaatgtaagtgtttgtttttattgttctcaAGGCATTACAGTAGAAATATGCAGCTTATCTCAGTACACTCTTGGCCCATTCCTTGAGTCATCTTAAATGATTTTGTTTCTGTTACAGAATTAAAATGAACCATGGTTTATTTTAGTAAAAGTGCTGTaaccataatattatttatttattcagtgtaGCAGTTCTCCAACCACAGTTTCACTACaaatactacactacctgacaaaagtcttgtcatcaatcccagttgtagaagcaacaaataataacctgaaaTGTTTCAgaatgtagatttttctgatgaatcatctgttgaactgcatcccaatcatcacaaatactgcagaagaccgatTAAACCTGTATGGACCCAAGGTTTCTATagacatcagtcaagtttggtgaaggaaaaatcatggtttggggttacatccaGTACCCCATgtgtgagagagatctgcagagtcgatggcaacatcaacagcctgaggtatcaagacatttgtgctgcccattacatgataaaccacagcagagggcaacttcttcagcaggatagtgctccttctcatagtTCAGCCTTTAcatcaaagaaggtcaaggtgctccaggattggccagcccagtcaccagacatgagcattattgagcatgtctggggtaagatggaggaggaattGAGGATGAATCCAGAGACTCTTGATAAAATCTGTAAATCCTGCAagaactttattaataagttatttgagtcattgcagagatgtatggatgcagtcctccaagctcatgggagtcagacacaatattaattctttttccaccgcaccatgactttatattctatattgtacattatttctgttaagtgacaagacttttgtctaagcaaagtcagacattcctgtcctaaataaatcattaaaaatcaagacatgatcatattttattttagtaaaataatcgtaatctagaggcctttgtctttcatataagccacttctgacaccaaatgatcaactaaaagtcacattattatttgttgttcctaaaacttggataggctacaagacttttgtcaggtgctgtttagtgtagcaaaaccatagaTAATTATTGGTTACCAAGATTTACTTgtgatcattattattttttttttttgtaaaaacacattattcatttgtttataacAAGGTTGTATGTATGAATGTTAATTATAATACACTGTAGATAGTTGGTGTTTGTGAGGTAGATGCTTGGATGTCAATATATTATTCTTGGTAGATTTGTTAGTAAATTATTTGTCTGTTCCATCAATGATTTTAAACTAATTGGTCATTCAGTGGTTTTGGGAAGTAACTAAAATAATGCATAGCAGTTAAAAATGTTTCATGTACCTGTCAATTTAAGATATTGGCATTTTTGGCTTTATATAGTAGTCAGCATTTTAAGAGGATCAAAACCTTTTAGCAGAGTTGTCTTAAATCTATCGAACAACACCCATTCCTGTCTTTGGACAATTTCGAAATACTTttcgatccacttcaaatgttgactactgtacatttCTTAAATGTCGtggaaagaaaacatccaaaatacacttaGATGTTTCTTTTAATacactgttgtgtgtgtatggttACAATCAATACATGTTTTAATGGCAATTTTAAAAAACTAAGCCTTAAATCTTCACTTCAGGAGATCATATTCTTAAAGTTAATTTCTtacataatttgcctgattatatacattttactttacaaaatgtaaacatttttcaagtgtattatttataaagttGTGATAAAAGAGATCCCAAAATTCCCTTCTGTAAAATTATTTATctctaatatgtcaaaataaaatataattagatAATACATATTTAGCATATTACATAACATAGAATATTTAGAGAAGTTTGCCGTTCTTACAGTCAAATGGGTAAGTCTGGTATTGACATGTAACCTAGTTTCTAGAGAGCAGGATTCGCTAGCATCAGCTGAATTGAATCAATCTTATAGTGAACAATTCGAATTCTGTGATGAATGAAAATCCCCGCCGCTAAAAACACAGAACAAACGCGCCTTTAGTTTGAGTGACATATGTGAGAGCCAATCAGATTTATGTATTAAAGGCACCGCCCTTTCCTGGAAGTGAGAGAAGTGGACAAGGCCACGCTCGATCAGCAGCTGACGGGTGACGCTTCCGGGACAAGAACGCAAGTAGCATGAGATAAGAGAATCGGTGAGAGCTCTGTTTGAGTTAAATGCGTCCGTTTGTATTATTTTGATGTATTAGCGGTTATCATATTTGTATGTGCTTGTATACGTTAGCCGTTTCCCCCTTTCAGCCAAGGTTTGGTTGAAGCGCCTTTAATCAACCGGAAGAAGAAGACGTTCACGCGCCCTCACACGGAACCGAGGACGTCGAGTCACACAGTAAGTCCGCGTGCAGCATATCGTGTTGTTTATTTGGTGTTATCTCATAGGATTTTTATATTCGCATAGGTTTATAAACCGTGTACGAGAGCTCGGGGTTTACACGGTTGTGTCTGTCGGTGCGTCCTAAGCTTCGGTAGGTGTAGCGTTTGATTCAAAAGCGAGCCAAACAAAGAGCGGCCTGCGATTCTGGCGCAATTACTAATGGCGTTAATGTTGGTTATTAGCTAACAATCAAACCACTTGGTTAGATGCAATCCAAATCGTGCTTATGAAGCTTTTATGTCGGAGGCCGCTGTGCTTTTCTAAATATGCGTTTTGTTGATAAACACGATCGAGTCATTCATCATGGCCGCAGATCGGCAGTTGAAGAGACTGCTAATATATAGGAAAGCGAAACTAAAGCCTAATAGTCGAAGAAATCAATACATTTGTGCTGTCTGTCAACAGTGATTTAACACGTCTAGAGCTTTAACAGATTTGGATTACATGTGAACAGCTGATCGTGAGATGCGATGTTTTTAGCATAGGCAGAGCTGGAGCTGCACTGCGTGCGTTACTACAGTAACGTGCTAACATGCGCACTGAATATTTAATGCTGTACCCTGCAGTACTAAGAACCAGGATTTTTACCctaaaactgttttattattgttttgttgacCTGTTGTTACGTAGCCATATACATATTAGAAGCATTGCTCAAGTGCCTTCAGGTTGtttaaaaaatcactttttaaaatggtcACAACCCAACACTGAAGTATCTTTTTTGTGCAACGCGAAGAAAGTTGAAATATTAGTAACCAAATgctctttaaatttaataaaagtgaaatttgGGTGATCTTTACCTTTTTAACTCGGTGTTAAGCATGTTTAAAGCATTATTGAAAAGATTAAATTACaacaattcacttttttttttttttttgtactacaGGTGCAAGATGTCGTACTCATCCCGAAGTTCCTCTCGCACCTCCGACTGTAAGGTCTATGTGGGTGACCTTGGCAATGGTGCAGCCAAAGGTGAGCTGGAACGAGCCTTCAGTTACTACGGGCCACTAAGGAGTGTATGGGTCGCCCGGAACCCTCCAGGTTTCGCCTTCGTAGAGTATGAGGATGCCAGAGATGCAGAGGATGCCGTAAAGGGGATGGATGGAAAGTGAGTCAACTTGAGTTCTACCTGCCTACATTTGATGATGCTACTGCTGCACATTTAACACCCTGACCACTTCAGGGAGCTCAGACCCGCAGGGGTGAGTGACGGCGGTTTATCAGTTTTCTTTCCGCTCACAAAGGCCCCAACTTATGTGGTATTATTTTCTGGATGCACAATAATTGTTGtccttttttcagttcatttgtTTGTCTTAATTTTTCTGAGCTTTACCTGAATCTAGGCAATGTGTGAAGGTCTGAAAATTAAAATGGTCTGCGAATTTTCTAGACCGCATGGTCATGTGTATGTGTGCCACCTTGGTTTGGTCTGGGAAAACCTCTAACCTTCTGATCTGTGATATCCCAGGGTGCTTTGTGGAGCCCGTGTCAGAGTTGAGCTGTCTAATGGTATGTCCAGAAAGTCCCGTTACGGCCGTCCCAGCCGCAGGCAATTTGACCCCAATGACCGCTGTTACCAGTGTGGGGAAACGGGTCATTATGCCTACGACTGCTATCGTTTCAGCAAAAGGCGAAGCAGACGCAGCAGGTATGTGaattaagatttttatttgtgttatctAGACCATTTTGTattgctactaataataataataatacatatttttaggtCAGGATCTCGCTCCCGGTCCAGATCTCGTGGTCGCCGCTACCGCTCTCGTAGTCGTAGCAATGAAAGGCAAGTCTTGTTACTACTTGGCTGTGTTTCAAATGCTTTACAgttatgaattttatgtaattttatttttttcaggagGTACCGTTCACCTTCATACTCAAAACGCAGAAGCAGGTAAGCCCCCAGTCAGTGCCTGTTTCTGCCAGGGTCAGAGCAAATATTGACCATCAAATTCAGGATAATAAAGCAAAAATGCTTTACAGGCCTGAACAAATCCCTCAccgttgtttttaaaaaaaaaattattattattattattattaatggacgTGAATAAGATTTCAGTCTCCCTGGGGGGTGtatgtaggtaggtagatagatttACCTCCAAATAATTGGTTACATTTTGGAAGTTGTGAAAATTGCCCATTACAGAGGTGGAAAATGCCACTGGAAATCAGAAAGCAAGTACTTGCACTTAATGTAAAAGTTAATTTCTTTTCTGATTTCTACTCTGATTGCGGTATTGGTTTGCCGTAACGCTATTGTAATGTTGCCTATTCTTTCTTAATGTGTTTTCTTTACTGCTGTATTGTAGGTCAGGATCCCCAGGCCGCTCCAGATCCAGAAGCCCTGGTGGCCGGTCACGTTCACCTGTACGCCGGTCAAAGAGCCCTGTCCGAAGGTCCAGATCCAGGACACCTGTTCATCGAGACAGGTACTGCATGTTTAACCCATGCtaaattgctgtttttattttacatggatAAAATGGGAAGTGCTAGTGTTGCAAATGGCATatcaataaattataatttttttttttcttcccccttTATAGTCGTTCTCGTTCACGGTCTGGTTCCAGGCAGAGGGATCGCAGTGTCTCCAGATCTCGCTCTCGATCTCGTTCGATCAGTCACAAGAAAGACAGGTAAACCCAAATTTACACAATGGCGCATTTCAGTTTGGTCATTCTtggtgaaaaataaatgaatggatgctAACAGTATGTGTCTCATAGTCATTCCAGGTCTGCCAGCCCAAGGAGAAGTCCAACACCGGATGCTGACTGATCTGAATACTGATGCTTCACCCCCATTCCCCACCTTTGCCTCAGGGCTGAAATGCATTTTATCTTCCCCTTGAGTTCAATACTGGTTCTATTGTAGCTgcaaagcttttttttattttattttttttaattcttctccCTCCCCAGAATTCAGTGACACCTCCTCCCACCTTGTAAAATCATCACTGTCATCTCAAGCAGCTCATACATATTTTCCCTTTTATCCCCCCTCTCCTtcccttcaaaatattttttaagagctgaatttttttaattttcagtgtTGAGCCAGTGTCCTGTGGTCAGTGATTTGTGGGTAAGGTGGTGAATGAGCTATGTTGTGATTTAGTCAGTGTATTATATGAACTGAGTACGctgtgatttgtttgtttgtagaaggtttttttttttggcattgaaAATGGCAATGATCTTTTTAATAAAGCTTTACAAATCCAACTCTTtcagtgtgcttttttttttttttggtgatctgAGGTGTACTggtttaaatatttgcatttacaatttaacacttaaaaaaaaaattaatagcaACACTTGTGCAATGATCAACTGAATCACATCATGGTGTAAGACGGGGGTTtacaaacttggtcctggagggctggtgtcctggagagttaagctccaaccctaatcgaaCACAGCTAATCAAAATCaaaccagctaatcaaactcttactAAATAGAacgggtgtccaaactcgattgTGGAGAGCCAGTGTCCTGCTGGGTTTAGTTTACACTTGCTTTTAACACACCTGCcaagaagtttctagtatatcttgTAAtggcttgattagctggttcgggtgtgtttggttagggttggggctaaactctccaggacaccagccctccaggaccgagtttggacacccctgtactaGAAAATTCCTCGCACGTGTTGAAGCTAAACTCAACAGGACGCCGACCGTTAAGGGCTGAGTTTGTACATCCTTGGTGTAAGATGTCATATTGAACACCATTTTTTTTGGTAATGTTTCCTGTGGCTTCTTTCATATACTACTTTCATTCGTGTTTGGTTTATGGTTCTTAACTCCAGTTAATATGCTAACAAGCTGATCTGGACCAGGTGTGTCAAGAGATCCAAAATAGACACGACAGCAGTCAACGTTTCCCGTGTTTTGTGAGCTAGAGTGATATCTTTTTCTCTTCTTTACGTATTATAAACCTAATTGTGTAGATAAAAATGAGTCCTCTGAGAACCACACTGTCTCAAAACCACGTTATTTTCTAATGCAGGTTTTGCTGGAGACATGTAAAACTCAAGTAGCCTACATCACTCTATTTACCAGTACGGTGCATAGCATGTAAAGAAAATGACGTATGTGTGCCTGTATGACTGAGCTGTAGATAATCCGATATATACTATATCATAAATTCCAAATATGCTCGGCCTAAATGGCATTTTGGTGTATTAAACATTGATAAACGACCTCGAAGCAAATGCGGTCTACGCAGACGGGGTCATTGCAGTTTTTCGCGTTTCCTACCCCTCCCCCATGCGACTTGCCGTAGCATCAGCGGTGTGTTCCATTTTAGATCACTTCATTTGAGACAACATGGCTGCTGCTGCAGGCCATTATTACGGCGACGGAGGCAGagcaacaaaaagacaaaaaacagatagtGACGGAATGGACACGGTACTTTGATTTCTTTCACTTTATTGAATTTGTCATGCATGGGGCTTTTAAAACTTTGTTTTCTTTCCGAAACGCGTTTTTTTCATTCAGTAGGCGATGCTACTTGCTAGCGTAGGCTTGAAGCTAACTccagttttttttagttttgtgaaATAATGAGCTTACGTGGGTTTTGTCGAATAAATGAAGTATTAGCTATAATGTGAAATGTATAATTCGATCATCTAATGTAAGTTAGCGACTTATAAATCCTACCAATAGATCGACCAAGAGAGCTTTACTGAATGCTCATTCATTGTTCTGCTCAGTCCGCTCCGTCTTTGCTGTATACCGCTCACCCTATCTTGTAACAGACGTGCATTGTTTTAAATCAACGAAAAATGTCGTGGAGTGTTTGAAAACGTGAAAACAAGTGTTTCTTTTCGTCTTTTTAGTATATCGGTGTAAATTTTGCTAATTAGATAAAATTTTACTAGTCTGTATCTTCACTACCGTCTGCTTAATTTAACTAAACCGTTAACATTGTAAATTTAATGATTAAATTGATTGTGTGACTGTATTAGGCATACACAAGCATGCTAGCTTTATATCTTACTATCGTTTAATTTACTCTTTCTCTTGTCCCTTTGTGTGTGCAGGAGGGTTATAATGACCCGCACAAGACCTTGCCCTCGCTTGTAGTGCATGTGAGGGGGCTCATTGACGGCATTACCGAGGCTGACCTAGTGGAGGCGCTGCAGGAGTTTGGCACTATCAGGTGATGTGCCCTTGCTGCGCttgtttaactttttaattgaGGGGGAAAgataataatgtgcaccttttgtaaagctgctttgtaaCAATATTTGTGAAAAGTGTTATAGTAGTAAACTTGGAAAAGAAATTGAATAAGTGTATTTGGGATCCATTTATATTAGAGAAGTGCATGTAAATCAGTAAATGTAGTCTTTAAAGACTCCCATTGTGACACAAAATTTTAAAAGCTTAAtccatatattttaatatatgttaaCATCAAAATCCAGTAGACTAAATTACTAATGGTTCCCAAAAGAATTGTAGTACAGTGTAATTTGGTATTAGAACATTCTCAAACTCAaacctggagggctgcagctctgcacagttttgctccaaccctgatcaaacacagctgatccaaacaaTGGTGttcataaagctgcggtcacactggacttttctccctatagatttccattcatacacacacgaatgcgtcagaccggaaacgcaagtatgtgtgtcaagtttcgcagttgactgctttggaaagttcaagcttggtgaactctgacctgcaaatcgcatcacttgactgtgtgagtcCAATTGAGGAACATAACAGGACCTCGCcgaacagaaattttaaatatggacccaTTGCtcgttttttttcctttttttttagtgtctaatcatcttttcgcagcgccgtgcGACAGAATTTctcatgctcaaactctagtgtgaccgtagctttactctTGAACGCCTCAATTATTTTCATCAgctttgtttgattagggttggagcaaaactgcagagctctACCCCTCCAGGAATTGAATTGAGACCTGCGCTCTACATTGTGAATTACATTTCTAAATGTTTATAAAGATGGATGTTTCTAATAACTAGATAGGAGTGTGTTGTACAACAAGATATCCATATATTGTCaagttatgtttatttatatataaatataaacataagacAATATATGGACTAGTAAAAGGCAATCGGCAGCATAATAGTGTTGGGTTTATTTTCTAAGATACTTCATTTGACCCTTGTTTCTTTTCCCAAAAATTGACAGAAATTGAATGACATAATTTATCAAATGTTTGTATTTCTGTAAGAAGTTTCGGCTGTTTCTGCAGAATTCTAAAATATTCAGGGTATTTGTggggtcttaatgtcttaaatctcaaaatcacaattttaggccttaaagtcttaaatttactgaaatattgtgttgtaggtcttaaataattttaaacgggtcttaattttactTTGTTCACGTGTTGCTAGCCAAAgtggccaacacccatccaatctccaacaatccatctcaataaaactttaaactttttatttaaaaaggtaatttaACTATTTACCATAATTACCTGAGGACACCAACCTGGACAGAtggttgtgcatacatttagtttattataactTTTAAAGCATATGAAATTTTTTACAattccttagcgtttagccttttataagtctaaaatttaattcttaATGTCTTAGTCATAAATTTAACTTGTGAAACCAGCAGAAACCCTGATATTGTTATTGACTGTatgcatgttttgttttcagttacGTTGTGTTGATGCCAAAGAAACGTCAGGCTCTGGTGGAGTTTGAGGACATGAACGGTGCCAGTAATGCAGTGACTTACGCTAACAATAATCAGATCTACATTGCTGGCCGGCCATCCTACATCAATTACTCCACCAGTCAGAAAATCTCTCGGCCCACTGATTCCGATGATACACGGAGCGTCAACAATGTGCTTCTCCTCACCATCATGAACCCCATCTACCCCATTACCACGGTAAGTTCTTTCATGCGGATTTATCAAGGAGTAGCTGAGTTTATCCTACTGCATTTCCGTATACtattgcatttgaactcttcttTGTCTCTGCTTTGTTTATACTATATAATTTTCTGTTTCTAGGATGTTCTGTACACCATTTGTAATAATTGTGGACCCGTGCAAAGGATTGTGATTTTCAGGAAGAATGGAGTTCAAGCCATGGTCGAATATCCTTTATCAAAATGCTTTCAACCTGTTGTATGTATTTGTGATTTCTGCATCATGTTTGTCTTTTTATCAAAGCCAATGTAAACCCTGCCCATGTGTAGTTTCCCCTCCATGCTCTTGTTTACAATAGAAATATTGTTCTCCTTGACTCGGTCACATTTGACTCGGTCCAGAGTGCGCAGAGGGCCAAAGCGTCTCTAAATGGAGCAGACATCTACTCTGGCTGCTGCACCCTGAAAATTGAGTATGCCAAGGTTGGTACCCCATAACAATCACATGTATCAAATGGTTGTGTCTGCACAGTGCCTTTTGCAGGCATGATATGCAATTTAAATGTACTGACATTTTGTAGAAAATAAACCAGTTAAATTGTGCAGTGGTCTAAAACTCAATTCCttgagggccacagctctgcacagtttagttcaaaCCACcatccaactcacacctgcttgattgtctctagtagtcttgacgCCTTCATAGTTGGATCAGCTGTCTTTGATCAGGGTTTGAACAAAACTacgcagagctgtggctctccaggaatcgagtttgggACCCATGATGTAAAgactatataaatgtataataggtCCCttcgtagttttttttttttttttttttaatgaagcaaAATGTTTATAGAGCCCTTATGAAACAGTTTCTTATTTTTGTTTAGCCAACACGTCTCAATGTCTTCAAAAATGATCAGGATACTTGGGACTACACCAACCCCAATCTCAGTGGCCAAGGTATGTTACAGCTCCTCCACTCATACCACGCCTTCTCACGTGACATTCTCGTGAAGTATGTGAAAAGTAAATATTTTCCCAAGAACGTACTTCTGTGACGCTGCTTTATTCTAGCACTCTTTCTCTTTGAATTATAATGCAAAAATATTTACACTATTTTGATTCTGTTATTGGAGACGCGTGGAAATAACATGCACATCTAAAGCATCAGCTATAAACATGAGTGGGGTATTGTGTCATACTGACTGAGTAGAAGCACACATGCTGAATATTCATATTGGGCATATTTACATGCACACCGAACGGATGGTAACTCTCAAAAAAATCAGCTCATTGAAATCCTGTAGTCTTGGTTCACATCCAAATCAATTCGTCAATGCTAGTAAACTGCATCTACAAGacttgtttaataaaaatgtaatatttattaataatttaagctgATGGCAACTCAATACCCTTTTAAATTGTTTCTTTTCTGTGCACCGTGTTAGTCCCTTATTGTTATGAAGGAAAAATATTGGTACGCATTTGGCCACGTGTATTTGCTTATTAAAGCTACCATATGTAACGTTTGTAACTCTGGTTAATGAAACATGGCTTCATTTATATACTTAATGTTGCATACTACAGCATAAATCATGTTAAGAACATGCATGCAAAGGCACTCATTGACAAACACTTCTTATTGTGCATGTCACCTGTCTCGTGACCTGCGCATGTTtttcaagatatatatatatacacaccttgAGGAACCAGGCACTCTTTTCTATCGTATTCACTGAGCATGACACTGCAATCTAGTACATTACATGATGGAGATTTGAGATAAGCTTGGAATTGGACAGAGGTGTTCGATCCTACTCCTGGAGGGCCATTCTCTTTCCAGAGTTTGGCTGTAAAACTTCTGAAAAACAGCTAGAAATCTCATTTGAGGTTAAATGCTGCCAGTAAAGgaaatttaaagaaatattagAGCAGGATAGATTATCAGCATTTTAATCTGCATTTGTCACCTACAAGATGGGGCTGTTGCTCAaattaataaagtttttaaatttgaCAATACGCAGCATTAAGCTCTGTCCATTGGTTGCTTCCATCTTGTAAATGCTGTCAATTGTAGAATGTTATGCTGAggttagaatttatttattatttcctgtTGGTGGTGGGAAAAATATCTTCCTCGTCTTGTATGCAGCAATACAGTACATGAGATTGTCCTTCATGTAGGGCTGAGTGATTAATTGAATCCAGTTTATGCGTGTTACATagttttgtcagtaaagcctGTTCTATTAAACCTCCATCCAGCACATGCTTTTCAGATGGCGCAGAATTTACTACAGAGTCGTAGTTGACTGAAATCTATGCAAATCATGTTCAAATCAAGGTGGAtcttaacaaaaaataattaaatggagTAATGGAGGTTCATTGCAGTATTTGGAGTTTCGGAATGAGAGCACCCGCTGGTCTTTGTAGGAGATTTCATAGGATTGTG
This Danio aesculapii chromosome 5, fDanAes4.1, whole genome shotgun sequence DNA region includes the following protein-coding sequences:
- the srsf7a gene encoding serine and arginine rich splicing factor 7a isoform X2; translation: MSYSSRSSSRTSDCKVYVGDLGNGAAKGELERAFSYYGPLRSVWVARNPPGFAFVEYEDARDAEDAVKGMDGKVLCGARVRVELSNGMSRKSRYGRPSRRQFDPNDRCYQCGETGHYAYDCYRFSKRRSRRSRSGSRSRSRSRGRRYRSRSRSNERSGSPGRSRSRSPGGRSRSPVRRSKSPVRRSRSRTPVHRDSRSRSRSGSRQRDRSVSRSRSRSRSISHKKDSHSRSASPRRSPTPDAD
- the srsf7a gene encoding serine and arginine rich splicing factor 7a isoform X1, which codes for MSYSSRSSSRTSDCKVYVGDLGNGAAKGELERAFSYYGPLRSVWVARNPPGFAFVEYEDARDAEDAVKGMDGKVLCGARVRVELSNGMSRKSRYGRPSRRQFDPNDRCYQCGETGHYAYDCYRFSKRRSRRSRSGSRSRSRSRGRRYRSRSRSNERRYRSPSYSKRRSRSGSPGRSRSRSPGGRSRSPVRRSKSPVRRSRSRTPVHRDSRSRSRSGSRQRDRSVSRSRSRSRSISHKKDSHSRSASPRRSPTPDAD
- the LOC130228368 gene encoding heterogeneous nuclear ribonucleoprotein L-like; translation: MAAAAGHYYGDGGRATKRQKTDSDGMDTEGYNDPHKTLPSLVVHVRGLIDGITEADLVEALQEFGTISYVVLMPKKRQALVEFEDMNGASNAVTYANNNQIYIAGRPSYINYSTSQKISRPTDSDDTRSVNNVLLLTIMNPIYPITTDVLYTICNNCGPVQRIVIFRKNGVQAMVEFDSVQSAQRAKASLNGADIYSGCCTLKIEYAKPTRLNVFKNDQDTWDYTNPNLSGQDADADGNWNNSQDPNANPNKRQRQPALLGDHPPEYGGPQGGYGHYDDTYGPPPPPPHYEGRRMGPPIGRGRGVPRYGGAQYGHGPPPPDYNAHADSPVVMVYGLDPVKINADRVFNIFCLYGNVERVKFMKSKPGAAMVEMGDCYAVDRAISHLNNTMLFGQKLNVCCGESLKWDYAAVCEQPLI